The following proteins come from a genomic window of Miscanthus floridulus cultivar M001 chromosome 2, ASM1932011v1, whole genome shotgun sequence:
- the LOC136531341 gene encoding fumarate hydratase 1, mitochondrial-like, producing MAMALRRLAGVSGSPSASAAAAALLLRAALTRPISTGFREERDTFGPIQVPNDKLWGAQTQRSLQNFDIGGERERMPVPIIRAFGVLKKCAAKVNMEYGLDPTIGKAIMQAAEEVAEGKLDDHFPLVIWQTGSGTQSNMNANEVIANRAAEILGHKRGEKFVHPNDHVNRSQSSNDTFPTVMHIAAAVEINSRFIPSLQQLHDSLHSKTVEFKDIIKIGRTHTQDATPLTLGQEFSGYTTQVKYGIDRINCTLPRMYQLAQGGTAVGTGLNTKKGFDVKIAAAVAEETNLPFVTAENKFEVLAAHDAFVESSGAVNTISASLMKIANDIRLLGSGPRCGLGELILPENEPGSSIMPGKVNPTQCEALTMVCAQVMGNHVGVTVGGANGHFELNVFKPMIAAGLLRSLRLLGDASVSFEKNCVRGIQANHKRISQLLHESLMLVTSLNPKIGYDNAAAVAKKAHKEGTTLKKAALDLGVLTEQEFHELVVPEKMIGPSD from the exons ATGGCGATGGCTCTGCGCCGCCTCGCGGGCGTGTCCGGCTCGCCGTCGGCCTCCGCTGCCGCGGCCGCGCTGCTACTCCGGGCGGCGCTGACCCGCCCGATCTCCACCGGCTTCCGCGAGGAGCGCGACACCTTCGGTCCCATCCAAGTCCCCAACGACAA GCTGTGGGGCGCGCAGACGCAGAGGTCGCTGCAGAACTTCGACATTGGCGGGGAGCGCGAGAGGATGCCCGTGCCCATCATCCGCGCTTTTGGCGTGCTAAAAAAGTGCGCCGCTAAG GTAAATATGGAGTATGGCCTTGATCCAACAATAGGGAAGGCCATAATGCAGGCAGCTGAGGAGGTCGCAGAGGGAAAGTTGGATGATCACTTCCCACTTGTTATCTGGCAAACTGGCAGTGGCACACAAAGCAACATGAATGCCAATGAG GTAATTGCAAATAGGGCAGCTGAGATCCTTGGACACAAGCGCGGTGAGAAGTTTGTGCACCCAAATGACCATGTGAATAGGTCACAATCTTCAAATGATACATTTCCCACT GTAATGCATATAGCGGCGGCCGTTGAGATAAATTCGAGGTTTATCCCAAGTTTGCAACAGTTGCATGATTCACTTCATTCAAAA ACTGTTGAGTTTAAAGACATAATTAAAATTGGACGTACACATACCCAAGATGCCACCCCGTTGACTCTTGGCCAAGAATTCAGTGGTTACACTACACAG GTCAAATATGGAATTGACCGTATTAATTGTACATTACCTCGGATGTACCAG CTTGCTCAAGGTGGAACTGCAGTTGGAACTGGCTTGAACACTAAGAAAGG ATTTGATGTCAAAATAGCTGCTGCAGTGGCTGAGGAAACAAACCTACCCTTTGTGACAGCAGAGAACAAGTTTGAAGTTTTG GCAGCGCATGACGCTTTTGTCGAGAGCAGTGGCGCGGTAAATACAATTTCTGCATCTcttatgaagatagcaaatgacATACGCTTGCTAGGAAG TGGTCCTCGATGTGGTCTTGGTGAACTAATCCTACCAGAAAATGAGCCTGGGAGCAGCATTATGCCT GGAAAAGTTAATCCAACCCAGTGCGAGGCTCTGACAATGGTTTGTGCTCAG GTTATGGGTAATCATGTTGGTGTTACAGTTGGTGGTGCAAATGGGCATTTTGAACTGAATGTTTTTAAGCCAATGATCGCAGCCGGATTACTTCGA TCATTGAGGTTGTTAGGGGATGCATCTGTGTCCTTCGAGAAAAATTGTGTCAGGGGAATTCAAGCAAACCATAAGAGAATTTCACAACTTTTGCATGAG TCTCTGATGTTGGTGACATCTTTGAACCCT AAAATTGGCTATGACAATGCTGCAGCTGTTGCTAAGAAAGCCCACAAAGAAGGAACCACGTTGAAG
- the LOC136537173 gene encoding vacuolar protein-sorting-associated protein 37 homolog 1-like, which translates to MEVRLTRGLCWDAPALPELIDSHALRARFQGYNQMVHRQGPGSCPSSNWSQAENQTSPACQHTAAVSCRWYDGNIRRGKFWNCPKSLRACWADQPTESRSPDTKKRMVETDPNFQDIPTQSWYPPMVVGSSSRPSTPTSSSASPHLRASDNPQSSSCAQPSPAEAAGIIARLKDKSIEELQRILKDKEAYNAFFNSLDQVKTQNNVRDELGKETLQLARENLEKEQRILELRNQCTIIRTTELAAAQDRLTDLERQKDDTMRSYSPAALLNKLQTSMGKLDEESEELPQKFLEKDIDLPTFVQKYKKLRTAYHKQALLHLAGQTSLR; encoded by the exons ATGGAGGTCAGGCTCACGCGGGGTCTGTGCTGGGACGCGCCGGCGTTGCCGGAGCTGATAGACTCGCACGCGCTGCGG GCAAGATTCCAGGGCTACAACCAAATGGTACACAGGCAAGGACCAGGCAGCTGTCCATCCAGCAATTGGAGCCAGGCTGAGAACCAAACAAGCCCTGCATGCCAGCACACGGCGGCCGTGTCCTGTAGATGGTACGATGGCAATATTAGG CGTGGTAAATTTTGGAACTGCCCCAAATCTTTGCGTGCATGCTGGGCCGATCAGCCCACGGAGAGCAGAAGCCCAGACACAAAGAAACGCATGGTGGAAACAGATCCAAATTTCCAGGACATCCCTACGCAGTCTTGGTACCCTCCCATGGTTGTAGGTTCGTCTTCACGTCCATCCACCCCTACCTCTTCTAGTGCTAGTCCACACCTAAGAGCTTCAGATAATCCGCAGTCTTCATCCTGTGCGCAACCATCTCCTGCTGAGGCTGCAGGGATAATTGCCCGTTTGAAGGATAAGAG TATTGAGGAGTTACAGAGGATATTGAAAGACAAAGAGGCATATAATGCGTTCTTTAACTCACTTGATCAAGTGAAAACCCAGAACAAT GTGCGTGATGAGCTTGGAAAGGAGACATTGCAACTTGCA AGGGAAAATTTAGAAAAGGAGCAGCGGATTTTGGAGCTTAGGAATCAG TGCACAATAATTAGAACCACAGAACTGGCTGCTGCTCAAGACCGGCTTACTGATTTGGAGAGGCAAAAGGATGATACTATGAGGTCCTATTCCCCTGCCGCACTGCTCAACAAGCTCCAAA CATCAATGGGAAAGCTGGACGAGGAGTCTGAGGAGCTGCCCCAGAAGTTCCTGGAGAAAGACATCGACCTTCCAACCTTTGTGCAGAAGTACAAGAAGCTCCGCACAGCTTACCACAAGCAGGCGTTGCTCCATCTCGCTGGCCAGACATCACTCCGCTGA